The DNA segment TCTCGTCAGACCCCCAATTGGAAGGATCAAACTAACGGCGAAATGTATCACTTTTTGGGGCTTTTGTCAATGGCCGACCTTCATCAATTCGCTTAAATAAGCCAACTTTTCTTTGTCACTAAGAGATCACTTAGTGATCACTAAGAGAGAATTTAAACAAAACAACCCAGATCGGGTTGTTTTGCCCCCGCAGGAGGTCTCGGAGAGATCTTCTGTGGGGGGTGCGGCAGAGTGAGCCGCGAGAAGGGGTGGGCTAGTGCCCGTGGCCGCCGCCAGCAGCGGGGCCGTGATTGGCGTCGTGGTTGTCGTGACCGTGTCCCGTGCCGTGACGGGCAGCCTGCAGAGCACGCGCGCCTGCGCCGTGCACACGGCCCGCACGGCGCATGGCCTGCGCAGTGAGCACGGCACCCACGATGCCGAGGATACCGATCACCCACACCCACCAGTGCCATCCCACCAGTACGGTGAGGGCGTAGGCGACGAGCACGGGGTGGGCACTACGGTCGAGCCCGCGGGCGATGCCCTCTGCGTGCAGAGCGCTCGCGAGCCACCGGGCGATGGCGCCCGGGATCGCCCAATGCGCCCAAGCGAACGAGCACCATCCGAGCCACAGCATCTTGTTCGTGTGGCTGTACTCGAGGATGTCGAAGCCAGCCATCCAGAAACCCGCGTACCAATACCAGAGCGTGAGCATCACGTGATCTTTCTCCGACGCATGGTCGGCGTTGGGGGTTATCGACACAAGGATCTAAACGCCGGAGAATACTAAAAAAACGGCTTTTTGTCAAGTCAAAGTCGTGCTATAATCCCCGCACTATGGATGAAATTGTTGGCCATTCACAAGCCTGTTCTTTTTTTGATCGTGCTATTTCTGCGGCAAAACTACATCATGCCTATGCCGTGTTTGGGCCGGATCATGTGGGGAAAACGGTGCTTATTGAGCGGGTGATTGGCCAGATCCTTCACACGCCGTCCGATCACTTGGACGCACACCCGGACTTTGTGCGGGTCCGTCGAGGAGTGGATGAGAAAACAGGGAAAGAGCGAACGGACATTGTGGTGGGTCAGATCCACGCTCTGCAGAGTGCCCTTGCGACACGCCCTGTTCTTGCGCCCCATCGTGTCGCGTTTATCGAGGAAGCGGCTCTCCTTAATAAGACAGGCGCGAATGCGCTCCTGAAAACGCTCGAGGAGCCGATGTCTCGTGTGGTGATTTTTTTGCGTACAACGCATGAAAGCGATCTCCCTAAGACGATTCTCTCTCGCGTGCAGCGCGTCCGGCTTTCACTGGTTTCCGCAGAAGCCATTGCAAGCATGCTTGTGCGTCTTGGCGCGTCGAAAAAAGAAGCACAAGAGTTTGCCGGTGCGTCTCATGGGTGTCCCGGTCTCGCGCGCACGCTTCTTCTGCATCCGGCCGATCACGAAGCGCGCGCCCGCGATCGTGCGCAGTTTGAGGAAGTGCTTGCTTTGCCGCTTGCCGGCCGGTCGCTCTATTTATCGCGCGCTCTTCCAAAGGGCCAGCCTCGGGCAAAGGCCCTGGAGCTTGTGGAACTTTGGGAAGATGTGCTCCGCGCGCGCTGGCACGCAAGCGGATTTGGCGCGCCGCAAACGGCTGTGCTCCAACGCCTCTTTCAAACGCGCGAAGCTCTACAGAGAAACGCGCCGCCTGTTCTTGCTCTTGAACACACTCTTTTTTTCGTATGACTATGCGTAAACTTTTTTTTGGCGTCGGCCTTATTGTACTGTTAGCCGGCATCGGCTGTTCGCGCGGCGGGGCGCGAGGGGCAGATGGTGGCGTCTTTAAATCGAGCGACGCAGGTGCCTCGTGGTCACAGGCCGTTGCGGTGCTCTCTGCGCGCGGCGTTGGCTCGGCGGCCGGAGCGAATATTCTCTCGCTTGTCGCGGATCCGTCCGACCCCTTTACCCTCTATGCAGGAACAGAAGGGCAGGGGCTTATCTTTTCGTATGACG comes from the Candidatus Uhrbacteria bacterium genome and includes:
- a CDS encoding AAA family ATPase; this translates as MDEIVGHSQACSFFDRAISAAKLHHAYAVFGPDHVGKTVLIERVIGQILHTPSDHLDAHPDFVRVRRGVDEKTGKERTDIVVGQIHALQSALATRPVLAPHRVAFIEEAALLNKTGANALLKTLEEPMSRVVIFLRTTHESDLPKTILSRVQRVRLSLVSAEAIASMLVRLGASKKEAQEFAGASHGCPGLARTLLLHPADHEARARDRAQFEEVLALPLAGRSLYLSRALPKGQPRAKALELVELWEDVLRARWHASGFGAPQTAVLQRLFQTREALQRNAPPVLALEHTLFFV